From Solwaraspora sp. WMMD1047, the proteins below share one genomic window:
- a CDS encoding beta-galactosidase, whose product MRWPRGLTRLCYGGDYNPEQWPEAVWADDVELMRRARVNLVTVGVFAWSRLEPAAGAYDFGWLDRVLDLLHDGGVRVALATPTASPPPWFSLAHPDALPVTADGVRLHHGSRDTYCPSAPAYRSAALRIAGALATRYRDHPALALWHVHNEYSAACHCAHSAAAFRRWLRHRHGDLATLNDAWDTSFWSQHYGDWEQIGTPRATRYLANPGHELDFRRFCSDELLAAYTDQRDLLRTVTPDVPVTTNYVLGGWVPVDHARWSAEVDLVAIDHYPSQVGIGAEEQTALAADLARSWARRSPGGPGWLLMESAPNLIYTAGRMHTKEPGRMARHSLAHVARGSRGAMFFQWRAPRGGAERFHSALVPHAGPDSRIFREAVALGATLDQLSEVDEGAVHAPIGIGWDAESWWALQGPGLPAELDYLAEVSAAHRALWQAGIGTDFVSPGEPLARWKMLVLPARYLVTDAFAAQLGEWVAAGGQLVVTYLSGVADEHGRVRLGGYPGALRDLLGIRVEEFWPLAEGETLTLSSQPPGATGSFWSETVRLAGAEPVIGYAEGPLAGQPAVTRHRVGSGTAWYVSTRLDEAAYRWLLTSMAATAGIEPTCPAAPDGVEAVRRSTPDTSWLFLFNHTDRPHRVPVSGTVLIDANRGPGELAHPQPVSEVLVPPGGVAVLREPSPAPAAERGVHDPQDIRHV is encoded by the coding sequence ATGCGATGGCCCCGCGGGTTGACCCGGCTCTGCTACGGCGGCGACTACAACCCGGAGCAGTGGCCGGAGGCGGTCTGGGCCGACGACGTCGAGCTGATGCGGCGGGCCCGGGTCAACCTGGTCACCGTCGGGGTGTTCGCCTGGTCCCGGCTGGAACCGGCCGCCGGCGCCTACGACTTCGGCTGGCTGGACCGGGTGCTCGACCTGCTGCACGACGGCGGCGTCCGGGTCGCGCTGGCCACCCCGACCGCCTCCCCGCCGCCCTGGTTCTCGCTCGCCCACCCGGATGCGCTGCCGGTCACCGCCGACGGGGTACGACTGCACCACGGCAGCCGCGACACCTACTGCCCGAGCGCTCCGGCCTACCGGTCGGCGGCGCTGCGGATCGCCGGCGCGCTGGCGACGCGGTACCGCGACCACCCGGCGCTGGCCCTGTGGCACGTGCACAACGAGTACAGCGCGGCCTGCCACTGCGCGCACTCCGCGGCGGCGTTCCGGCGCTGGCTGCGCCACCGGCACGGCGACCTGGCCACCCTCAACGACGCCTGGGACACCAGCTTCTGGAGCCAGCACTACGGCGACTGGGAGCAGATCGGCACCCCCCGGGCCACCCGCTACCTCGCCAACCCCGGCCACGAGCTTGACTTCCGGCGGTTCTGTTCGGACGAGCTGCTGGCCGCGTACACCGATCAGCGGGACCTGCTGCGGACCGTGACCCCCGACGTGCCGGTGACCACCAACTACGTCCTGGGGGGTTGGGTGCCGGTCGACCACGCCCGCTGGTCGGCGGAGGTGGACCTGGTCGCGATCGACCACTACCCGTCGCAGGTCGGCATCGGCGCCGAGGAGCAGACCGCCCTCGCCGCCGACCTGGCCCGCTCCTGGGCGCGGCGCAGCCCCGGCGGGCCGGGCTGGCTGCTGATGGAGAGCGCGCCGAACCTGATCTACACCGCCGGCCGGATGCACACCAAGGAGCCGGGTCGGATGGCCCGGCACAGCCTCGCGCACGTGGCCCGGGGCTCGCGCGGGGCGATGTTCTTCCAGTGGCGGGCGCCGCGCGGGGGAGCCGAGCGTTTCCACTCGGCGCTGGTGCCGCACGCCGGCCCGGACAGCCGGATCTTCCGCGAGGCGGTCGCCCTCGGCGCCACCCTGGACCAACTGTCCGAGGTGGATGAAGGTGCGGTGCACGCGCCGATCGGCATCGGCTGGGATGCCGAGTCCTGGTGGGCGTTGCAGGGGCCGGGTCTACCTGCGGAGCTGGACTATCTGGCCGAGGTGTCGGCCGCGCACCGGGCGCTGTGGCAGGCCGGCATCGGCACCGACTTCGTGTCACCGGGTGAGCCGCTAGCCCGGTGGAAGATGCTGGTCCTGCCGGCCCGTTACCTGGTCACCGACGCCTTCGCCGCGCAGCTGGGGGAGTGGGTGGCGGCGGGCGGGCAGCTCGTCGTGACCTATCTCAGCGGGGTCGCCGACGAGCATGGCCGGGTACGGCTGGGCGGCTACCCGGGTGCGCTGCGGGACCTGCTCGGCATCCGGGTGGAGGAGTTCTGGCCGCTCGCCGAGGGCGAGACGCTGACGTTGTCGTCGCAACCCCCGGGCGCGACCGGCTCGTTCTGGTCGGAGACCGTCCGGCTCGCCGGGGCCGAGCCCGTCATCGGGTACGCCGAAGGCCCGCTCGCCGGCCAGCCGGCGGTCACCCGGCACCGGGTCGGGTCCGGGACGGCCTGGTACGTCTCGACCCGGCTCGACGAGGCTGCCTACCGCTGGCTGCTGACGTCGATGGCGGCGACCGCCGGCATCGAGCCGACCTGCCCCGCCGCCCCCGACGGCGTGGAGGCCGTCCGCCGCTCCACCCCGGACACGAGCTGGCTGTTCCTGTTCAACCACACCGACCGGCCCCACCGGGTGCCGGTATCCGGCACCGTGTTGATCGACGCCAACCGGGGACCGGGCGAGTTGGCTCATCCGCAGCCGGTCAGCGAGGTGCTGGTCCCGCCCGGCGGCGTCGCAGTGCTCCGCGAACCCTCCCCGGCGCCCGCCGCCGAGCGGGGAGTTCACGATCCTCAGGACATTCGGCACGTCTGA